The genomic stretch TGAGGAATTACATGAATGCGTTAAAACAGCATCGAAAATCGAGTAAAAAAAAGCTGCTGTTTCGAGGCCTTTTAGTCATCATTGGTGGCATTATCGCAGGTTATGGGTTAGAAACAGTATTAATTCCAAATAGCGTATCTGATGGGGGCGTAACGGGACTTAGCATCGTTGGTTCACAGCTTTTTGGAGTTCCACTAGGTGTGTTAATCGCTATTATCAACCTTCCGTTCATTTGGTTAGGATATAAACAAATTGGAAAAAGCTTCGCTATCTTTTCAATCATCGGTATTGCTTCTCTAGCAATTAGTACAACTCTTATGCATCATACTCCAGCAATTATCGAAGGAGATACGCTTTTAGTAACCGTTGTAGGTGGTGTAATCCTTGGTTTTGGAATGGGTTTAGCACTGCGTAACGGAGGCGCATTGGACGGTATTGATATGCTTGCTGTTCTCCTTTCACGAAAGTCCCCGTTTGGAACAAGTGACCTTATTTTATTTTTAAATATGTTTGTTTTTATCGTGGTTTCTTTTGTGTTTGGCTTACAAGGAGCTATCCTTTCTGCAATTGCTTACTTCATTGCTTCAAAGGTCATTCATGTCGTTGAAGTAGGACTAAGCGGTTCAAAAGCGTTTGAAATTATTACAAGTGAGCCTGTCTTAATGGTTAAAACGATTCGTGATCGACTTGGTCGAAGCGCTACATATAAAGAAGTATACGGCGGATATTCTCATGAGAAGTTCAAAGAAATTACGTGCGTCATTAACCGTTTAGAGGAAAGTAAGATGAAGGAAATTATCAACGAGATTGATCCGAACGCATTTGTGCGCGTATATGACGTTGCCGAAGTAAAGGGTGGAAACTTTAGAAAAACCAACATTCATTAAATTAATCTTTTTATTCTGTATAAAATTGGTATTATCTAGAGGTGGAAGGATTATCCAACAACCTATCCAATAAAAACCAGATTGACAGATTAGGAAGAAAGATGTAGACTTGAAACAAATTTAATAAGACCTCACTTTTAGTCAAGTGAGGTAGAGGCGCGGTATTTAACAGTCTTTAGTAGAGTTTGAGAGACGTTGAAGCTAGGGAGAAGGAAATATCGCCGAAGTGAGTAAATTGTTCTCAACGATTGCTTGCTGGGTCTGTAGTGAAGAACTGCAGGACTGTCTCGATAAGTTTACCAGCTTATTGAGTTGTGCTATCTCATCTTTTAAAAGAGAGGACTTTAGGGAACGATGAACGAAACGACCTGAGTATATCTCGGGTCGTTTTTTTATTGTCTTCAAAGCTTAAAAAGATATAAGGGGGAAACAAATTATGAAAAGAAAAGCAGGGTTTTTCTTAACATTATTGCTTTCAGCAGTCGTTTTATTAGCAGGCTGTGGGCAAAGCAGTGAGTCAGCATCAGGTTCAGGAGATGCTGATACGTTTACGGTAGGTTTAGAAGCGGGCTATCCACCATTTAACTGGACTCAGAACGACGATTCAAATGGCGCGGTTAAAATTAAAGGCAGCTCACAGTATGCAGGCGGCTACGATGTTGAAATGGCCAAGAAAATTGCTGATGGATTAGGCAAAGAGCTAGTAATTGTAAAAACTGAGTGGGATGGACTTGTACCAGCCTTAACATCAGGTAAGATTGATGCGATTGTTGCAGGAATGTCACCAACCTCAGAGCGAAAAGAAACAATCGATTTCTCTGATAACTACTATAATTCAAACTTAGTAATGGTTGTGAAAAAAGGTGGTAAGTATGAGGGAGCTACAAAAATTGCAGATTTCAAAGGTGCAAAAGTTACGGCTCAATTAAACACGTTCCACTATTCAGTAATTGATCAAATTAAAGGTGTATCAAAAGAAACAGCAATGGATAATTTCCCAGCAATGCGCGTAGCGTTAGAGTCAGGAGTTATTGATGGTTATGTATCAGAGCGACCTGAAGCAGTAAGTGCTTCAGCAGCAAACGATAATTTTGCAATGGTTGAGTTCAAAGATGGCTTTAAAACATCAGCTGATGATACAGCTGTAGCGGTAGGTCTTAAAAAAGACAGTGAACTAAAAGAAGAAATTAATAAAGCCTTAAAAGGCATTTCAGAAGACGAGCGCACTAGCATTATGGATACGGCAATCAAAAATCAACCAGCAGCAAAATAATGATGACATAAAACCGGCTGTATACTGCAGTCGGTTTTGTAATGAGGTAAAGGAGGAAGAACGATGAGTTTTGAATGGATTATCACAATCATCTCAGAAAACTGGCCAATGTTCCTACGCGGAGCTGGGATGACGCTGCTAATTGCGCTAACAGGTACCGTTATTGGAGCGATTATTGGGTTGGTTGCCGGTATTGTCCGCACTGTTCCAACGCCAAAGAGCGGGCTGAAAAAAGCAGGGTTGAAGGTAACGAATTTCGTTTTATCTGTATACATTGAATTTTTCCGAGGTACGCCAATGATCGTGCAAGCAATGGTTATTTACTATGGTTCAGCGCTTGCATTTGGGTTTGATATGAACGTGATGTTAGCAGCGGTGATTGTTGTATCAATTAATACGGGAGCATATATGGCTGAGATTGTACGAGGGGGTATTATTTCAGTTGATAAGGGACAGTTCGAGGCAGCTAAAGCCATTGGGATGAATCATTATCAAACAATGATGAATGTTGTTTTGCCTCAAGTTATTCGTAACATCTTACCAGCAACGGGTAACCAGTTTGTGATTAATATTAAAGATACGTCAGTATTGAACGTTATTTCTGTGTCTGAGCTATACTTTGTTACGAAATCAGTCGCAGGAAACAACTTTAGATATTTTGAATCATTCTTTGTTGCTTGTATGATTTACTTCGTCATGACGTTTGCCGTATCACAGATTCTGCGTTACTTTGAGCGTAAATTAGACGGACCCGATAGCTACACGATGATTAAAACGGACCAAAATCGATAATGAAGGGTAAGGAGGTATAAGAAAATGGAACAAGTAATTGATATTCAGCATTTAAACAAAGCTTATGGAAGTCATGAAGTATTAAAGGATATTAATTTCTCTGTTAACAAAGGAGAAGTCGTGACGATTATTGGTTCTTCAGGATCAGGGAAGTCAACGCTTCTTCGCTGTATCAATTTATTAGAACAGCCAAACGGTGGACAGATTATTTACAAAGGCGAAAACATTTTAGATGACCGTCATAATCTTTTTGATTACCGCAAAAACCTAGGAATGGTTTTTCAACAGTTCAACCTATTTGATAACCATAATGTTTTAAATAACTGCGTGGTAGGACAAGTCAAAGTATTAAAGCGTTCAAAAGAAGAAGCTGAAAAGGTAGCGTTGGGCTATTTAAAGGTCGTTGGAATGGATCAATATATTAATGCAAAGCCAAGACAGCTTTCAGGTGGTCAAAAGCAGCGTGTGGCCATTGCTCGTGCTTTGTCCATGAAGCCTGATGTCCTTTTGTTTGATGAACCAACATCAGCTTTAGACCCTGAGATGGTAGGAGAAGTATTAAAGGTTATGAAGGAACTTGCCGAGTCAGGTCTAACAATGCTTATTGTAACGCATGAAATGGAATTTGCTAAAGAGGTATCAGATCGCATTGTCTTTATGGATAAAGGTGTCATTGCAGAAGAAGGTACTCCTGAGCAAATCTTTAATAATCCAACACAAGAACGTACGCGTGAGTTCTTAAAACGTACGTTAAAAGATAAATAAGAAAAGCCCTTGTAGGGGCTTTTTCTTATTTATATAGCCCTCGAATGTAAACAGATGCAATGTTCCGCGCAATTTCTTCAATGGAGCTTTCATATTCATGCCGAACGATATCCCATAGATACATTTCATTAGTGAAAAACCAGCCTCTTGCTACTAACTCATGATTTAATTCATCTCTAGCAAGCCCCTTCTTTTGAGCATAAGCGATATCTTGTGAGATGCGCTGAATAAATTTCTTTCGAATGTTTTTCCAGCTTTCGGACACGACAGGAGCAATTCCAATTGCTTGTTCGAATACCTGCATCATGCTGCGTTCATGCTCGGCCATATGTAAAAAAGCATTTGTTTGTTTATGAATGATATCCGTTGCTTCCTCTTTTGTTTGTGGAAAAAAGGAGGTTTCTGCAATCTTATAGAATTCCGCCATGACGCTGTCCATGAGAACGATTAATAGCTCTTCTTTTCCTTTAAAATGAACGTACGCTGTTCCGTAGCCAACTTCAGCTTTTTCAATAACCTGTTTAATGGTTGTTTTTTGAAACCCTTCTTCCATAAACACTTCTTTGGCTGCGTGTAATAGTTTTTGGCGCGTTTTAATCGAACGCAAATGTCGCTTATCTTCTATGTTATGTTCTGTCATGATGGACGATCCCTCCCAGCTTTCTTTAATTTCTAGCATATAGAAAATCTGATAAAAGGAAAAGAGGTAGTTTCTGAAAATGTTTATAATTTTCAGAAATATAATATTGACACTGTGTCATATTGTTTGATAATCTTTTGTTAAGATAGCGATTACAAATGCTAAAAGGGGGAGAATACGATGTTTGACTCAACAAAAGAATGCGCAGAGAAGCTGGATGCGCAGGATAAATTAGCGGCTTTTCGAGAAGAATTTTACCTCAAGCCAGGCAGTATTTATATGGATGGAAATTCGCTAGGGCTTCTATCGAAGCGAGCTGAAACAACGCTGATGGAAGTTATCACAGATTGGAAAGAGCAGGGAATTGACGGCTGGACACAAGGGAAATATCCTTGGTTTTCACTATCTGAACAACTTGGTGAAATGATGGCGCCGCTTGTAGGAGGTTCTCCTGAAGAGGTTATTGTAACAGGTTCAACAACGGTAAACCTTCATCAACTCGTTTCAACGTTTTACGAACCAAGCGGAACACGTACGAAAATTTTAGCGGATGAGCTGACGTTTCCATCCGATATCTATGCGCTTCAAAGTCAGCTGCGTACGCGTGGCTACGATCCCGATGAACATTTAGTTTGCGTAAAAAGCCGCGATGGTCGCTTTTTAGAGGAAGAGGATATCATTGAAGCGATGACAGATGAGGTAGCGTTAATTGTCTTGCCAACTGTCTTGTATCGAAGCGGTCAAGTATTAGATATGGAACGCTTGACTACGGAAGCTCATAAGCGCGGAATCATTATTGGATTTGACGGCTGCCATTCCATTGGAGCAATTCCTCATCAGTTTAGCGACTGGGGCGTTGATTTTGCTTACTGGTGCAACTATAAACATTTAAACGGTGGGCCAGGAGCTGTTGGTGGTTTATACGTGAATAAAAAGCATTTTGGGACTCTTCCAGGCTTAGCAGGTTGGTTCAGCTCAACGAAAGAAAAGCAGTTTGATATGGAGCATACGCTAACACCGGCTCATACAGCAGGTGCTTATCAGATTGGTACGCCACATGTGCTCAGTCTGGCACCGCTAATCGGATCACTTGAGCTGTTTAAGGAAGCAGGCATTGAACGCATTCGAACAAAATCACTTCGTATTAACCGGTACTTAATGGATTTACTAAACGCAGAGTTAAAAGAATACGGGTTTACTCTTGGCAGCCATACGGATGACAAACGCCGAGGTGGCCACGTGAGTCTTGAACATAAAGAAGCAGCACGTATTTGTAAAGCGTTAAAGAAAGAAGGAATTATTCCTGACTTTCGTGCGCCAAATATTATTCGCTTAGCACCTGTAGCTTTATATACGTCCTATAGCGAGGTGTGGGAAGTAGTTCAAGCATTGAAAAAAATCATGAGTGAGAAGCTTTACGAACAATTTAAAAACGAGCGCGAAGTCGTCGCGTAAATTAACAGCTGCTTACTTGAACGAAGTAAGCAGTTTCTATAGGTAAAAGTTCAATCTAAGAGGAGATGACCTATGAAAACCAATCAATCTCACCTGCATACGAATGAAAATCAAGATAAAGGGTTGAAGCGAAAGTTAAAAACGAGCCAGCTGACGATGATTTCAATGGGCTGTGCAATTGGTACAGGTTTATTTTTAGGAAGTGGACTTGCAATTCAAACAGCTGGGCCAAGCGTATTGGCTAGCTATGCGTTAGGAGCATTTGTTGTACTACTTTTAATGGGATGCTTAGCAGAAATGACCGTTGCTCACCCGACAGCAGGATCGTTTGGTACCATTTCTGAAAAGTATGTTCATCCGCTCGCAGGCTTTTTAGTTCGCTATTCGTATTGGATTGCTAACGTACTGGCAGTAGGAGTAGAGGTGAGCGCCATTGCATTATACATGAAGTATTGGTTTCCAACCGTTCCAGGGGTAGTGTGGATTGTGATATTCGCTGGAGTTTTAATTTATATTAACGCAACGAGCGTAAACACGTTTGCAACGTTTGAATATTGGTTTTCAATGATTAAAATTAGCGCTATCGTAGGCTTTATCCTCTTAGGTTCATACATATTATTTGGTGCAGAGCCAAGTTCAGCCATCGGTACGAAAAATCTTGTCAACGATGGAGGCTTTCTACCGTTCGGCTTTTGGGGTATGTGGGTGGCCGTTTTTATTTCGCTTTTTAGCTTTCTAGGAACAGAAATGATTGCCGTTACTTCTGGAGAAGCAAAAGATCCTGATGTGGCCGTTCCAAAAGCACTCAAAGCAACAGTATTTCGCTTAACAACGTTTTACGTTTTAACAATTGGTATTATGCTGATGATTGTCCCGTGGCAACAAGCCCAGGTTGACAAAAGCCCGTTTGTCAAAGTGATGGAGATTTTAAATATTCCAGCGGCATCTGGCATTATGAACTTTATTATTTTAACAGCGGCTCTTTCTGCGATGAATAGCCAGCTGTATGCGTCGACACGCATGCTGTTTTCTTTGTCAAAAACAAATAATGCTCCGGCATTTTTAGGGAAGCTCAGCAAGAAAAGCGTACCAGTTTGGGCATTAGGTATTTCAACTGGTGGCATCTTTTTAGCTGCGGCTGTCAACGCTTTTATTCCTGGGTCTTCCTATGCCTTTATGATGGGTATTTCCATGTTTGGCGCGATGTTTACCTGGTTTATGATTTTTATATCTCATCTGTTTTTTCGTAAAAAATGGGAGAAATCAGGTGGGCGCGTGCTCCCTGTGCGAATGATGGGCTTTCCGTACTTAACCATTTTAGGAGCTATTTTGCTACTTATCCTTATGATTACAACATGGTTCACAGACTTTAAGATTATGCTTCAATTTGGTATTCCATGGCTTATATTTTTAACAATTGCATATTTTATTGCAAAGCGTAAGAAGGTAGACGTAGGTGCACCTAGAAATATAGTAAAAGATGAATTTAAAGAGATGCAATAAGGGGGACATAACATGAATACGCCAAACGAAAAGAAGAGAACGGCGATAGAATTAGAACAAAACCTACAGACGAACTTTGAAAAAGCAATGTCATACGGAGATTACTTACAGCTTGATTCCATACTATCAAGTCAGCATCGCCTCTCCGATCACCATGATGAAATGCTGTTTATTGTTATTCACCAAGCAAGCGAGCTGTGGATGAAGCTTATTCTGCATGAGCTCTCGGCTGCGATTGCCTGCATTCGTGAAAACAATCTAGAACCTTCGTTTAAAATGCTTTCTCGCGTGTCACGAATTCAGCAGCAGCTCATTCAGTCATGGAGCGTGCTTTCTACGTTGACGCCAGCTGAATACATGGAATTTCGCGATAAGCTTGGACAATCATCAGGATTTCAGTCGTATCAAAATCGTTTAATTGAATTTGCACTTGGTAATAAGAACATTCATGCGCTTTCGGTGTACAAACACGACGAAGCACTCTACGAAAAGATGACTCAGGCTCTTTATGAACCTAGCATTTATGATGCTTCTATTCGAGCGCTTGTAAAGAGAGGATTAAAAGTAGATGAGGAAGCATTGCAGCGTGACTGGTCACAGCCATATGAACCAAATGAAAGCGTAGAAGAAGCATGGCTAACGGTATATCGAAATGTTGATCAGTATTGGGACCTGTACGAATTAGCTGAAAAGCTTGTTGATATTGGTAATCAGCAGCAAACATGGCGCTTTAGCCATATGAGTACCGTTGAACGAATTATCGGCAATAAGCCGGGAACAGGAGGTTCTTCAGGGGTAAACTATTTAAAACGTGCGCTTGATAAGCATTTCTTCCCGGAATTATGGAGTCTACGTACAAAGCTATAAGGATAGATAGAAAGGGTGCTAGATAATGAATAAATGGATCGATGTTTCACAACCGCTTAATAACAAGGTGGCGTGTTGGCCAGGCGATACGCCGTTTTCCTACAGGGTGAGCTGGAGTAAAGAGGAGTCTGGTTCAGTCAATGTAGGTGAAATTACAATGAGTGTACATACAGGTACTCATATTGATGCTCCTTTTCATTTTGATAGTGAAGGGAAAAAAGTAAAGGACTTAGACGTGAACCTTTATATTGGAGAATCGAAAGTTGTGCACCTTCACAATCCTTCCAGCATAAGCGTTGAAGATCTAAAAAAAATCGACTTAGCTGGGGTAACGCGACTGCTTATTAAGACCGGTGCGTGGACGAATCGCGAGACCTTTCCAACGTCTATTCCACCTGTAGATAAAGGGGTAGCCGAATATCTGGAAGAACAAGGCGTTCGTTTGCTTGGTCTCGACCTACCCTCAGTGGACCCGCTTGATAGCAAAGAGCTAGCTGCACATCATGAACTGGCGGCACATAGCGTTCATATTTTAGAAGGACTTGTGCTTGATACTATTGAGGAAGGAGACTATGAGTTAGCCGCTTTACCACTTTCACTAGCGGAAGCAGACGGAAGCCCAGTACGCGCGGTGTTGAGAAAGAAATAATCTAACAAAAGCCACTCGTTTAGAGTGGCTTTTATCGTCTATGCGACTTTTGAAGTTGTTTTTTCAACAGACTTTTTGTTTCCAACATAGATTAATCTTAAAGCAATTAACATTAGCACAATAGCGAGCCCACGTTTCCAGTCTAATGAAATTTGTGTACCGCCAAAGAATCCAAAGTGATCAATAATAATTCCTGCGCTTAGTTGGCCAATAACCGTAGAAATATTGGCTGCAATAACACCAATTTTCGGAACGGCTAAAACAGTTAAGAATAAATAGCCAACCCCAAACCAAACCGCACTTAGCTGCCATTTTGGCGCATCTAAAAGAGCTAATACATCACCTTTGCCAAAAAATAAAATGAGTAAAAATAAAACAAGTGCACCTGTTGCAAAGGTAAGAAACGCGCTTTCATACGTACCGGCTTTTCTACTGAGCGCCCCGTTTACGGAAGACTGAGCACTAAGTAATACTCCACCGATAACAGCTGCAATGAGCAAGATAAAACTCATCGTAAAACCTCCTTTAATTAATTAAAAAACGAGTAGTAAAGCGATGGCCATCAACGCAACGGCCATTACTTTTTCTTTTGTAATAGGTGTTTTACTACTACCTAACCAGCCTTTATGTTCAATAATCATACTCATTGCCATTTGTCCGACAATTACGCTAATCATTGTTAAGCCAACGCCGAGAAGCGGGACGCCAATAACTAAAATTGTTAAATAAATAACGCCAAATACGCCGCCTGTAAGCTGCCATTTCGGTGCTTTTACCGTATAGGAAAGTGATCCTTTTCCTAAAAACAGCACAACGATTCCTAAGATTACAGAACCAACTGCGAAGTTATAAAAGCTGCTTTCTAGTTTACCAACGGATTGACCTAGCACACCGTAAATGGCACCTTCAATACTAAGAGACATTCCAGCTAACACAGCCACAATATAAATCCAAAATTTCATGATTTCACATCCTTATATCGAGATTTATAGATATGTTAAAGCAAAAAAAAGAACTTACAGCTCTTTTTTTATGATTTCAGCAATCTCCGCAATCTTTTTTTCGTTTCTGCGGTAGTAAGTCCATTTTCCATGTCTTTCTGATTCCAATAATCCAATGCGCTGAAGCATTGAGAGATAATGCGAAGTAGTGGATTGTGATAAGTTTGCGCGTTCTTGAATATCTCCCACACAAACACCACCCTTTTCACTAATAGTTTTTGAAAGGTGCGCAGTAGGCTTATCAAAATACTCCATTGGATCTTTTAACCACTTCAACATTTCTAAACGAGTTTCATTGCCCAAAACCTTAAAAATATCTACAAGTTTATTTTCCATGGCCTTATACTAATCGATAGTTCTCGATATGTAAAGTTTTAAGTTTATCTTTTTATAAACCGCATATGCCAAGGTAATACAAAGGCAAACACAATAAAATATAAAATAACTGAAAAAGCAAAAAAGCTCCAGTTTTTGATATGTAAGTAATCCACTGCAATCATTCCCCACTCAATTAATGTGGAAATGACCGTGAAAAGTATTACTAGCGACCAGCGATTCTTGGCTGTAGCATAATTAACGTAGATGACGGCAAGAGCAGAAGGGATGATGGAATAGCTAACAAATTCTCCAATTCCTGTGACGTTTTTGTCCCCTAAATCAACTAAGTCAAACATTCGACCAACTAAAGAATTGATGACCCATGCGATATAACCGATAAAGCTGAACGTCACATAATAATCAACCCAGTTAATTTCGCGTTTAGGCATAATGAGTGAATAAAGAAACAAAGCGCCGCTTATTACAATAGGAAACCAAACGCCTTTTGCTGATAAATCTATATTTTGCATCCATGAGTTCACGTTGAGACACCTCTTTATGTAAGGGTATCTCTAGTGTTGCCTAAATAATCTATTTTAAAATTAACTCTGTTCTTCTTTTTTCCACATTTTATAGTTATAAAGAACTTGAACAAGAAAGATTAAGCTAATTAAACCAACAAACCCAAAGTACACGAGAAGAGGCCAATGTGAAAGGTAGTACAAAACTCCGCAAGCAATGAAAATGAACGGAATACTTATAAGCGTGAAAATTGAAAAAGTGAGAACCAGCACTCTTTTCTTAATCAGAATACTAATGAAGAATGCTAGAAATAAAATCATGATAAACATAAAGAGGTTTTCAAGAATAAAGTCCAAAACGATATCCATAGCACAGCGTTCCCCCTTAAAGAAAGTAAAATAGTTCCATGTGGAACAGCTATTTTCTACGCTTCATCACTTGAGCAATTGTCATGATGAGTAAAGACAGTACAGCAGCTATAAAAACCATGATGCTCAACGCTCCATAACCAAGCCCTTCCCATCCTCCAACTAGTAAGCTAATTATAAATCCTGCTAGGCTAAGCACTGCTACAGCAAGGGGAATGACATATCGCAACGATTCCTTCTTTCGTCCAATAAGGTAAGAAAAAATAAGAATCACTAAAGTAGTCATAATGATAAAGGTATATGAATTTAGCATAATATCCTCCTTTTCTATTAGTAAAGCTCTATGTGTAAATAAGGATATTAATTCCAATTTAACATAATATAGGATTTGTTGGAAGGGTGTCTTTTATAGATAATTATTATAGATAGAATTACTAAAAAATTCTATTTTATACTATAATAGTAAATGGGTTTGGTGTGTAGAGGAGGGGTTAAATGAATACAGAAGATCGTCTAAGTGAAATAGAAAGAAAGTTAGATGATTTAAATAATAAGCTAGATCAAAGGAACAATAACTCTAGCTCGCGATTTGTTCTTAGAATTGTGCAGGTTATTTCTATTATTTTAATATTCCTAGTACTGATAGGGGTTATTAGCTTTTTTACAGGATAAGAATACAAAAAGGGTTGAGGGAATTCCTCAACCTTTTTCTATGTAAATGAATCAAAAATACCACCATATAAACGCAGTACATAAAAGAAAAAACCTAAAGATAATCATTTGCTGCAATCAAACAAAGATTGAGTTGATGTATACAGTAGGTTGGAATATTGGAGAGTAAAGCATAATAACGTATTGTATAGGTTAATTAGTCTATCTAATTTTATTTATTTTATAGTATAATTTTACTAGTTTGTTATAAAAAAATAGGTAGGAGGGGCAGGGATGAAATTTTGCACAAACTGTGGAAGTTCACTGGGAAGAGAAGATCAGTTTTGTAGCGGGTGCGGTGCAGTAATTGATCGAAGTGAAAAGATGAGTGAACCTGTACAAAAAAAGCAGAACACGTCAGCGCTGCGTGTAGAAGAAGTGGTACGTATGGGAAAGAATAATAAACAACTTACTATTGCTGGTCTTATTTTAATTATCGGTGTCATCATTTACATAATGATTCCAAAAAAGCTCACGGAAGCAGAATATGAGCAGCTCGCTCTCGATTTATTAGTGAAGGATGTAGCGATACAAGAACAGTTTTCGCGTTCAATTGAAAATAGCTCCATTGACACAAACACGGAATGGGATTCAGAGTTTAAACAGTTAACAAAGCCTGCTGAAAGAGCACAAGGTGAGTTTGAAGACATTTATAAAGAATTAAAAGGCGTAAAGCCACCAGAAATGTTTGAACATGACCACCAACTACTATTGAAGGCGTTTCATATTCATAGTGAACTGATGATTGGAGCAGGTGAGTATTTTAAAAACGGAAATGAGGAAGAACTTGAAAACGCAGAAGAATACCAAAGCGAAGCAGAAGATTATTTAGCTCAAACATCTTTTTCTTCTGGTATATATAAAGAACGATTAATCAAGCGAATTGAGAAGCTAGGCATCGAATAAGTTTTATAAAGTAAAGCACCTTCACTTTCTACATTCTTGGTGAAGGTGCTTTTTGTTCATTATGTCAATCATTCAAAGAATCTTGTTTTGTTTTTTTAACTTTATAGAGAACAACGAGCAAAATAAACCAAAAAGGCGTGACAAATAGTGCAACACGCGTATCTGAAGCGAGAGTTAATACCACTAAAATAAATGCTAAAAATATTAAAACTAAATAGTTAGTATAGGGGTAAAGTGGCATTTTGAACGGATTTTCTTTTGCTAAATCAGGACGTTCTTTTTTGTATTTCATATGACAAATAACGATAATCCCCCATATATAAATGAATGATACGGTTGAAATACTCGTGATTAAAGTAAATACACCTTCTGGCATGGTGTAATTTAAAATAACTCCAATTAAAATGATCACAGCTGAGAAAAAGAGTCCGTTTGCAGGCACTTGTCGCGCATTGATTTTTGCTAGAGAACTTGGTGCATCTTGGTCTTTAGCCAGGGAATAAACCATGCGGCTTGTACTGAATACAGCACTATTTCCTGCCGAAGCAGCTGATGTTAAGACGACAAAGTTAACAATCGTAGCAGCGGAAATGATGCCAATTGCAGCGAACACTTGCACAAATGGGCTTTGAGAGGGGTCTACATCATTCCAAGGGTAGATGCTCATGATGACGAAAAGGGAACCGATGTAGAAAAGTAAAATTCGAATAGGGATATTGTTAATAGCAAGTGGGATATTGCGCTCAGGATTCTCTGTTTCTCCTGCCGTTAATCCTACAAGCTCAATTCCTACAAAAGCAAATACAACCATTTGGAATGAGAGAATAAAACCGTTCATGCCATTTGGAAACATGCCTCC from Bacillus sp. 1780r2a1 encodes the following:
- the kynA gene encoding tryptophan 2,3-dioxygenase, coding for MNTPNEKKRTAIELEQNLQTNFEKAMSYGDYLQLDSILSSQHRLSDHHDEMLFIVIHQASELWMKLILHELSAAIACIRENNLEPSFKMLSRVSRIQQQLIQSWSVLSTLTPAEYMEFRDKLGQSSGFQSYQNRLIEFALGNKNIHALSVYKHDEALYEKMTQALYEPSIYDASIRALVKRGLKVDEEALQRDWSQPYEPNESVEEAWLTVYRNVDQYWDLYELAEKLVDIGNQQQTWRFSHMSTVERIIGNKPGTGGSSGVNYLKRALDKHFFPELWSLRTKL
- the kynB gene encoding arylformamidase is translated as MNKWIDVSQPLNNKVACWPGDTPFSYRVSWSKEESGSVNVGEITMSVHTGTHIDAPFHFDSEGKKVKDLDVNLYIGESKVVHLHNPSSISVEDLKKIDLAGVTRLLIKTGAWTNRETFPTSIPPVDKGVAEYLEEQGVRLLGLDLPSVDPLDSKELAAHHELAAHSVHILEGLVLDTIEEGDYELAALPLSLAEADGSPVRAVLRKK
- a CDS encoding DMT family transporter; this translates as MSFILLIAAVIGGVLLSAQSSVNGALSRKAGTYESAFLTFATGALVLFLLILFFGKGDVLALLDAPKWQLSAVWFGVGYLFLTVLAVPKIGVIAANISTVIGQLSAGIIIDHFGFFGGTQISLDWKRGLAIVLMLIALRLIYVGNKKSVEKTTSKVA
- a CDS encoding DMT family transporter; this encodes MKFWIYIVAVLAGMSLSIEGAIYGVLGQSVGKLESSFYNFAVGSVILGIVVLFLGKGSLSYTVKAPKWQLTGGVFGVIYLTILVIGVPLLGVGLTMISVIVGQMAMSMIIEHKGWLGSSKTPITKEKVMAVALMAIALLLVF
- a CDS encoding metalloregulator ArsR/SmtB family transcription factor, which translates into the protein MENKLVDIFKVLGNETRLEMLKWLKDPMEYFDKPTAHLSKTISEKGGVCVGDIQERANLSQSTTSHYLSMLQRIGLLESERHGKWTYYRRNEKKIAEIAEIIKKEL
- a CDS encoding zinc ribbon domain-containing protein gives rise to the protein MKFCTNCGSSLGREDQFCSGCGAVIDRSEKMSEPVQKKQNTSALRVEEVVRMGKNNKQLTIAGLILIIGVIIYIMIPKKLTEAEYEQLALDLLVKDVAIQEQFSRSIENSSIDTNTEWDSEFKQLTKPAERAQGEFEDIYKELKGVKPPEMFEHDHQLLLKAFHIHSELMIGAGEYFKNGNEEELENAEEYQSEAEDYLAQTSFSSGIYKERLIKRIEKLGIE
- a CDS encoding amino acid permease, which translates into the protein MLMPEQELARGLKNRHVQLIAIGGAIGTGLFLGSGKSINLAGPSILFAYMITGLIGFLIMRSLGELLLSNLNYHSFVDFVRDYLGDMLGFITGWTYWFCWICIAMADLTAIGLYTQYWFPSVSQWIPGLIALVILLIMNLATVKLFGEMEFWFALIKIIAILALIIIGTFMIIKGASTPNGTARVSNLWIHGGMFPNGMNGFILSFQMVVFAFVGIELVGLTAGETENPERNIPLAINNIPIRILLFYIGSLFVIMSIYPWNDVDPSQSPFVQVFAAIGIISAATIVNFVVLTSAASAGNSAVFSTSRMVYSLAKDQDAPSSLAKINARQVPANGLFFSAVIILIGVILNYTMPEGVFTLITSISTVSFIYIWGIIVICHMKYKKERPDLAKENPFKMPLYPYTNYLVLIFLAFILVVLTLASDTRVALFVTPFWFILLVVLYKVKKTKQDSLND